The following are encoded together in the Brassica napus cultivar Da-Ae chromosome A9, Da-Ae, whole genome shotgun sequence genome:
- the LOC106435176 gene encoding protein MIZU-KUSSEI 1, with the protein MYLSIYNLYSHAQPLYSSNPHILITTPRKDKQVKAMPIRSSPFFNMESSAVLSMLRHTGKSMDSKHPKKSSGSIGGGVLKMFKLLPMLSSGCKMVNLLSRGHRKPLLKDFATTGTIFGFRKGRVFLAIQEDPHCLPTFIIELPMLTSALQKEMASETVRIALESETKTPRKKVLEEFVWGIYCNGRKIGYSIRRKNMSEEEMYVIDALRGVSMGAGVLPCRDQYEQETEGEMTYMRARFDRVVGSKDSEALYMINPEGSGQGTELSIFFLRSH; encoded by the coding sequence ATGTATCtttctatatataatttatattcacATGCTCAACCCTTGTATTCATCCAATCCACACATACTCATAACAACACCAAGAAAGGATAAACAAGTAAAAGCTATGCCAATCCGATCTAGCCCTTTCTTCAATATGGAGAGCTCGGCTGTGCTCTCTATGTTGCGGCACACCGGCAAGTCCATGGATTCTAAACATCCAAAGAAATCTTCTGGAAGCATCGGTGGCGGGGTACTCAAAATGTTCAAACTCTTGCCAATGCTATCATCCGGTTGCAAGATGGTGAACTTGTTAAGTAGAGGGCATCGAAAACCCTTACTTAAAGACTTTGCAACTACGGGAACAATATTCGGTTTTCGCAAAGGAAGAGTGTTTCTTGCAATACAAGAAGATCCTCATTGCCTGCCAACGTTCATCATCGAGCTCCCGATGCTGACCTCAGCGCTGCAGAAGGAGATGGCCTCGGAGACCGTGAGGATTGCGCTGGAAAGCGAGACGAAGACACCGAGGAAGAAGGTGTTGGAGGAGTTTGTGTGGGGGATTTACTGTAATGGACGGAAAATAGGGTATTCCATAAGGAGAAAGAACATGAGCGAGGAGGAGATGTATGTGATTGATGCATTAAGAGGTGTTTCCATGGGAGCTGGAGTTTTACCATGTAGAGACCAATACGAGCAAGAGACAGAAGGAGAAATGACTTACATGAGAGCTCGTTTCGATAGAGTTGTTGGGTCTAAGGACTCTGAAGCATTGTATATGATTAACCCTGAAGGTAGTGGTCAGGGTACAGAGCTTAGTATCTTCTTTCTAAGGTCTCATTAA
- the LOC106435175 gene encoding uncharacterized protein LOC106435175 isoform X1, which yields MMSNSSSSSSSGSTRGSKAPSSTHTKIGKKLNSGENGVVNRKKLNREMITALQQDVEKLRKKLRLEENIHRAMERAFNRPLGALPRLPPFLPPMTLQLLAEVAVLEEEIVRLEENIVHFRQELYQEAAFTSSKTNTECLLPDSRSASSNARESEFPFLPKTLSVKESRRVKKNQLSASSTINMHTAQTQPNKSLKAQKLKQESPRPRKTNAEPRSYGGADEKCDPNKISEDLVKCLSSIFMRCQENEEDKTSRDPYEICSSFRSRDIGPYKNFINVKAASVNQNRMSSSYAFLIRQLKGLLGRLSSVNLQQLNQQEKLAFWINIYNSCMMNGFLEHGIPESPELVVTLMRKASINVGGHFLNAITIEHFILRLPYHSKYISPNSSKKNEMAARSRFGLEFSEPLVTFALSCGSWSSPAVRVYTTDKVEEELEAAKREYLEASVGISRTKMGIPKLMEWYSHDFAKDTESLLDWICLQLPTELRKDALNCLQQGMSQSPASTRIHIIPYEFSFRYLFSI from the exons ATGATGAGCAATAGCAGTAGCAGCAGCAGTAGTGGTAGTACAAGAGGCTCAAAAGCTCCGTCATCAACACATACCAAAATT GGGAAGAAATTAAACAGTGGTGAAAATGGCGTCGTAAATCGAAAGAAGCTGAATCGAGAGATGATCACCGCTCTGCAACAAGAT GTTGAAAAACTGAGGAAGAAGCTTAGACTTGAAGAGAACATTCACCGAGCAATGGAAAGAGCATTTAACAGACCTCTTGGAGCACTTCCTCGTCTTCCTCCCTTTCTCCCTCCAATG ACTTTGCAACTACTTGCGGAAGTAGCTGTTCTTGAAGAGGAAATTGTTCGGTTAGAAGAGAATATTGTGCATTTTAGACAGGAGTTGTATCAAGAAGCGGCATTTACATCTTCCAAAACAAACACAGAATGCCTTTTGCCTGATTCCCGTTCAGCTTCAAGTAATGCTAGAGAATCTGAGTTCCCTTTTTTGCCGAAAACGCTATCTGTTAAAG agaGCCGAAGGGTTAAAAAGAACCAGTTGAGTGCTAGTTCTACAATCAACATGCATACCGCTCAGACACAACCTAATAAGAGTTTAAAAGCTCAGAAACTTAAG CAGGAAAGTCCTAGGCCTCGCAAAACAAATGCAGAGCCGAGGTCTTATGGTGGAGCTGATGAAAAATGTGACCCAAATAAAATTTCAGAGGATTTAGTTAAATGTCTTTCTAGCATTTTCATGAGATGTCAAGAAAATGAGGAAGATAAGACATCCAGGGATCCTTATGAAATTTGCTCCAGCTTCAGAAGCAGAGATATTGGTCCATATAAGAACTTTATTAATGTTAAAGCAGCTTCAGTTAACCAAAATAGAATGTCAAGTTCATATGCGTTTCTCATTCGCCAACTGAA AGGTCTTCTTGGAAGACTTTCTTCAGTTAACTTGCAGCAACTTAATCAGCAGGAGAAGTTAGCTTTCTGGATAAACATTTATAACAGCTGCATGATGAAC GGTTTCCTTGAACATGGAATACCAGAGAGCCCTGAGTTGGTGGTTACACTAATGCGGAAG GCGTCTATAAATGTAGGCGGACACTTTCTCAATGCAATTACTATTGAACACTTCATCCTTCGCTTGCCGTATCACTCAAAATAT ATTTCCCCGAATAGttcaaagaaaaatgaaatggCTGCGAGAAGTAGATTCGGACTGGAATTTTCAGAGCCACTTGTAACATTTGCTCTCTCATGTGGTAGCTGGTCCTCACCCGCT GTACGGGTGTACACTACTGATAAAGTGGAGGAAGAATTAGAGGCGGCGAAAAGAGAGTATTTGGAAGCATCAGTAGGGATATCAAGGACGAAAATGGGGATACCGAAACTGATGGAGTGGTACAGTCATGACTTTGCAAAGGATACTGAATCATTGCTTGATTGGATTTGCCTTCAGTTGCCTACTGAATTAAGAAAAGATGCTCTCAACTGTCTTCAACAAGGGATGTCTCAGTCCCCTGCTTCTACGCGCATCCATATTATCCCTTATGAGTTTAGTTTTAGATACCTTTTCTCCATCTGA
- the LOC106435175 gene encoding uncharacterized protein LOC106435175 isoform X2 — protein MMSNSSSSSSSGSTRGSKAPSSTHTKIGKKLNSGENGVVNRKKLNREMITALQQDVEKLRKKLRLEENIHRAMERAFNRPLGALPRLPPFLPPMTLQLLAEVAVLEEEIVRLEENIVHFRQELYQEAAFTSSKTNTECLLPDSRSASSNARESEFPFLPKTLSVKESRRVKKNQLSASSTINMHTAQTQPNKSLKAQKLKESPRPRKTNAEPRSYGGADEKCDPNKISEDLVKCLSSIFMRCQENEEDKTSRDPYEICSSFRSRDIGPYKNFINVKAASVNQNRMSSSYAFLIRQLKGLLGRLSSVNLQQLNQQEKLAFWINIYNSCMMNGFLEHGIPESPELVVTLMRKASINVGGHFLNAITIEHFILRLPYHSKYISPNSSKKNEMAARSRFGLEFSEPLVTFALSCGSWSSPAVRVYTTDKVEEELEAAKREYLEASVGISRTKMGIPKLMEWYSHDFAKDTESLLDWICLQLPTELRKDALNCLQQGMSQSPASTRIHIIPYEFSFRYLFSI, from the exons ATGATGAGCAATAGCAGTAGCAGCAGCAGTAGTGGTAGTACAAGAGGCTCAAAAGCTCCGTCATCAACACATACCAAAATT GGGAAGAAATTAAACAGTGGTGAAAATGGCGTCGTAAATCGAAAGAAGCTGAATCGAGAGATGATCACCGCTCTGCAACAAGAT GTTGAAAAACTGAGGAAGAAGCTTAGACTTGAAGAGAACATTCACCGAGCAATGGAAAGAGCATTTAACAGACCTCTTGGAGCACTTCCTCGTCTTCCTCCCTTTCTCCCTCCAATG ACTTTGCAACTACTTGCGGAAGTAGCTGTTCTTGAAGAGGAAATTGTTCGGTTAGAAGAGAATATTGTGCATTTTAGACAGGAGTTGTATCAAGAAGCGGCATTTACATCTTCCAAAACAAACACAGAATGCCTTTTGCCTGATTCCCGTTCAGCTTCAAGTAATGCTAGAGAATCTGAGTTCCCTTTTTTGCCGAAAACGCTATCTGTTAAAG agaGCCGAAGGGTTAAAAAGAACCAGTTGAGTGCTAGTTCTACAATCAACATGCATACCGCTCAGACACAACCTAATAAGAGTTTAAAAGCTCAGAAACTTAAG GAAAGTCCTAGGCCTCGCAAAACAAATGCAGAGCCGAGGTCTTATGGTGGAGCTGATGAAAAATGTGACCCAAATAAAATTTCAGAGGATTTAGTTAAATGTCTTTCTAGCATTTTCATGAGATGTCAAGAAAATGAGGAAGATAAGACATCCAGGGATCCTTATGAAATTTGCTCCAGCTTCAGAAGCAGAGATATTGGTCCATATAAGAACTTTATTAATGTTAAAGCAGCTTCAGTTAACCAAAATAGAATGTCAAGTTCATATGCGTTTCTCATTCGCCAACTGAA AGGTCTTCTTGGAAGACTTTCTTCAGTTAACTTGCAGCAACTTAATCAGCAGGAGAAGTTAGCTTTCTGGATAAACATTTATAACAGCTGCATGATGAAC GGTTTCCTTGAACATGGAATACCAGAGAGCCCTGAGTTGGTGGTTACACTAATGCGGAAG GCGTCTATAAATGTAGGCGGACACTTTCTCAATGCAATTACTATTGAACACTTCATCCTTCGCTTGCCGTATCACTCAAAATAT ATTTCCCCGAATAGttcaaagaaaaatgaaatggCTGCGAGAAGTAGATTCGGACTGGAATTTTCAGAGCCACTTGTAACATTTGCTCTCTCATGTGGTAGCTGGTCCTCACCCGCT GTACGGGTGTACACTACTGATAAAGTGGAGGAAGAATTAGAGGCGGCGAAAAGAGAGTATTTGGAAGCATCAGTAGGGATATCAAGGACGAAAATGGGGATACCGAAACTGATGGAGTGGTACAGTCATGACTTTGCAAAGGATACTGAATCATTGCTTGATTGGATTTGCCTTCAGTTGCCTACTGAATTAAGAAAAGATGCTCTCAACTGTCTTCAACAAGGGATGTCTCAGTCCCCTGCTTCTACGCGCATCCATATTATCCCTTATGAGTTTAGTTTTAGATACCTTTTCTCCATCTGA
- the LOC106435193 gene encoding polyadenylate-binding protein RBP47C, with protein MADTKVQSPETTAVEDNNHQRITSSSPTPPPPPSHWMGMRYPSPMMMPHHMMYPPPPYSPYHHHNHMYQHHHHQSRGNKHQNASNAENKTIWIGDLLHWMDENYLNSCFAPAGEMASVKVIRNKHTGLSEGYGFVEFDSHDVAEKVLQDFNGVTMLQSDQPYRLNWASFSTGEKRLENGPDHSIFVGDLAPEVTDELLHKLFFDKYPSVKTAKVVIDGTTGRSKGYGFVRFGDDGERSKALVEMNGVKCCSRAMRVGAATPRKPNGYQHQGGGAAPRDGDSLNTTIFVGGLDADVTDEVLRQPFAGFGEIVSVKIPVGKGCGFIQFVNRENAEEALEKLNGSVIGKQTVRLSWGRNQGNKQPRGGYGDQWVEPFYRGQYYNGYGYMPLPPPIDPRMYGAAPYGGYPMYGGHQQQQQQVS; from the exons ATGGCTGATACGAAGGTCCAATCCCCGGAAACAACGGCGGTTGAGGATAACAACCACCAACGAATAACATCCTCATCTCCAACGCCGCCGCCGCCACCATCTCACTGGATGGGGATGAGATACCCTTCGCCCATGATGATGCCTCACCATATGATGTACCCGCCGCCTCCTTACTCTCCTTACCACCACCATAATCATATGTAtcagcatcatcatcaccaGTCTCGTGGTAACAAACACCAAAACGCGTCGAACGCTGAGAATAAGACGATTTGGATCGGTGATTTGCTTCACTGGATGGATGAGAATTACCTTAATTCTTGCTTTGCTCCCGCTGGAGAG ATGGCGTCAGTTAAGGTTATCAGGAACAAGCACACTGGTTTGTCTGAGGGCTACGGATTCGTGGAATTCGATTCCCACGATGTCGCCGAGAAGGTTTTGCAGGATTTTAACGGAGTAACCATGTTACAGTCCGACCAGCCTTACCGTTTAAACTGGGCTAGTTTCAGCACCGGCGAAAAGCGCCTAGAGAACGGTCCTGACCACTCTATATTCGTGGGCGACTTGGCGCCAGAAGTCACCGATGAACTGTTGCATAAACTGTTCTTTGATAAATACCCATCTGTCAAGACTGCGAAAGTCGTCATAGATGGCACTACTGGTCGGTCAAAGGGTTATGGCTTTGTGAGGTTTGGAGATGATGGTGAGAGGAGCAAAGCTTTGGTGGAGATGAATGGTGTGAAATGCTGTAGCAGGGCTATGAGAGTCGGTGCTGCTACTCCTAGGAAGCCAAATGGTTACCAGCACCAAG GTGGTGGAGCTGCTCCACGTGATGGGGACTCATTGAACACAACA ATATTTGTTGGAGGACTTGACGCTGATGTCACTGACGAAGTTCTTAGACAGCCTTTTGCTGGTTTTGGTGAAATAGTATCTGTCAAGATACCAGTTGGGAAAGGATGTGGATTCATTCAGTTTGTCAACAG AGAAAACGCAGAGGAGGCTTTGGAGAAACTAAATGGTTCTGTAATTGGAAAACAAACCGTTCGCCTTTCCTGGGGTCGTAATCAAGGCAACAAACAG CCTCGAGGTGGGTATGGAGACCAGTGGGTTGAACCGTTCTACAGAGGACAATACTACAATGGTTATGGATACATGCCATTACCACCACCTATTGACCCGAGAATGTATGGTGCTGCACCTTATGGAGGTTATCCTATGTACGGTGGtcatcagcagcagcagcaacaagtAAGCTGA
- the LOC106370633 gene encoding aspartate--tRNA ligase, chloroplastic/mitochondrial-like, whose translation MDDLPSARALAYDMVYNGVEIGGGSLRIYKRDVQEKVLEIIGISAEEAEAKFGYLLEALDMGAPPHGGIAYGLDRMVMMLAGASSIRDVIAFPKTTTAQCALTRTPSEVDPKQLQDLSIRTN comes from the exons ATGGATGACTTACCTTCTGCACGAGCTCTTGCCTATGACATGGTCTATAATGGCGTCGAG ATTGGTGGAGGAAGTTTAAGGATATATAAGCGGGATGTCCAAGAAAAGGTTCTAGAGATCATTGGCATCTCAGCTGAAGAG GCTGAAGCAAAGTTTGGCTATCTTCTGGAGGCTCTTGACATGGGTGCTCCTCCTCATG GTGGAATTGCTTATGGATTAGATAGGATGGTAATGATGCTGGCAGGTGCGAGTTCCATAAGGGATGTAATAGCTTTCCCAAAGACAACCACTGCGCAATGTGCACTAACCAGAACTCCCTCGGAAGTCGATCCAAAGCAGCTCCAAGATCTCTCCATCCGCACCAACTAA
- the LOC106435178 gene encoding histone H3.2: MARTKQTARKSTGGKAPRKQLATKAARKSAPATGGVKKPHRFRPGTVALREIRKYQKSTELLIRKLPFQRLVREIAQDFKTDLRFQSSAVAALQEAAEAYLVGLFEDTNLCAIHAKRVTIMPKDIQLARRIRGERA; the protein is encoded by the coding sequence ATGGCTCGTACCAAGCAGACGGCAAGAAAATCCACCGGAGGAAAGGCTCCAAGGAAGCAACTCGCGACGAAGGCGGCGAGGAAATCGGCCCCGGCGACCGGAGGAGTGAAGAAGCCGCACAGATTCCGTCCCGGAACGGTGGCGCTGAGGGAGATCAGGAAGTACCAGAAGAGCACGGAGCTTCTGATCCGCAAGCTTCCCTTCCAGCGTCTGGTCCGCGAGATCGCGCAGGATTTCAAAACGGATCTGCGTTTCCAGAGCAGCGCCGTCGCGGCTCTCCAGGAAGCGGCGGAGGCTTACCTCGTGGGGCTGTTCGAGGACACGAACCTGTGCGCGATTCACGCAAAGAGAGTGACGATCATGCCTAAGGACATCCAGCTTGCGAGGAGGATCAGAGGCGAGAGAGCTTAA